A region of Thermothielavioides terrestris NRRL 8126 chromosome 6, complete sequence DNA encodes the following proteins:
- a CDS encoding histone H3-like protein (1| histone H3 [Neurospora crassa]. Contains conserved domain PTZ00018[PTZ00018], histone 3), with protein MARTKQTARKSTGGKAPRKQLASKAARKSAPSTGGVKKPHRYKPGTVALREIRRYQKSTELLIRKLPFQRLVREIAQDFKSDLRFQSSAIGALQESVESYLVSLFEDTNLCAIHAKRVTIQSKDIQLARRLRGERN; from the exons ATGGCTCGCACCAAGCAGACTGCTCGCAAGTCCACCGGTGGCAAGGCTCCGCGCAAGCAGCTCGCCTCCAAGGCTGCCCGCAAGTCGGCCCCGTCGACCGGCGGTGTCAAGAAGCCCCACCGCTACAAGCCCGGTACCGTCGCTCTTCGTGAGATTCGTCGCTACCAGAAGTCGACTGAGCTGCTCATCCGCAAGCTCCCCTTCCAGCGCCTG GTCCGTGAGATCGCTCAGGACTTCAAGTCCGACCTCCGCTTCCAGAGCTCTGCCATCGGCGCGCTCCAGGAGTCGGTCGAGTCCTACCTCGTCTCCCTCTTCGAGGACACCAACCTGTGCGCCATCCACGCCAAGCGCGTCACCATCCAGTCC AAGGACATCCAGCttgcccgccgcctccgtgGTGAGCGCAACTAA